A portion of the Oncorhynchus gorbuscha isolate QuinsamMale2020 ecotype Even-year linkage group LG19, OgorEven_v1.0, whole genome shotgun sequence genome contains these proteins:
- the LOC124005309 gene encoding urokinase plasminogen activator surface receptor-like isoform X2 yields MHLIVPILVSMLLSKAYSLKCFECTPGESGACTNTQIDCLYPAQCGSSRIISYAGDRKVLDINAKSCAVSAECLSTSVNFGIARTTIASKCCNTDLCNSQNVPEPTKGLPNGKTCFTCIGTDCMSTLSCLGDEDHCISTTVNTGGEKMSMKGCASKTICTGDVSRALGSTMSMEMKCCEGNLCNNAQSIGLSLLILVTSMVSVTLFY; encoded by the exons ATGCACCTTATTGTACCCATCCTCGTGAGCATGCTTCTTTCCAAAG CATATTCACTCAAATGCTTTGAGTGCACACCAGGAGAATCAGGAGCATGCACCAACACGCAGATTGACTGTCTTTATCCAGCCCAATGTGGAAGCTCGCGGATCATATCCTATGCGG GTGATAGAAAAGTATTGGATATCAACGCGAAGTCTTGCGCGGTGTCTGCTGAGTGTCTCAGTACATCAGTGAACTTCGGAATCGCGCGCACAACGATCGCCAGCAAATGCTGCAATACGGACCTCTGCAACTCCCAAAACGTCCCTG AGCCCACTAAAGGCCTTCCTAATGGCAAGACATGCTTCACCTGTATCGGAACGGACTGCATGAGCACTCTGAGCTGCTTGGGAGACGAGGACCACTGCATCTCAACAACAG TGAACACGGGTGGCGAGAAGATGTCAATGAAGGGATGTGCCTCCAAGACCATCTGTACGGGAGACGTGTCACGAGCACTGGGGTCCACCATGAGCATGGAGATGAAGTGCTGCGAGGGCAACCTGTGTAACAACGCCCAGAGCATCGGACTGAGCCTCCTGATCCTGGTGACATCCATGGTCTCTGTCACCCTGTTCTACTGA